In Bacillales bacterium, the DNA window AAATCCGGGGGAAGTGTCAAAGTACAGATTTATCCTTCATCTTCGCTCGTCAAATCGAAGGCCCAATACGACGCAATGTTGAACGGTTCCATTGACATGAGTGTTTATCCTTTGGATTACGCGGGCGGTAAAGTGCCCCAGTACGGCATTACACTTATGCCGGCATTGATCAAAAACCACAAACAGGCACAAGCTTGGCAAACCGCGGAAATCGGTAAAAAATTGGAAGCCATTGCTGAAGAGAACGGCGTAAAAATTCTCGTATGGTGTTGGAATGCAGGGGCGATCGGTGCCAAAGGCGATCCGGTTGTATCTCCCTCCGATGTTAAAGACGGAATGGTCATGCGAGCCGCCGGCGATCGTGTTGAAGCGATGCTGAAAGCAGCAGGCGCCGGCATCACGAGCATGTCTTCGTCAGAAATGTATCAAGCGTTCCAAACAGGTGTACTTGACGCAGGAGTGACATCTAACTCTTCTTTCGCATCGTACAAACTTTATGAACAAGTCGATTCTTACACGAACTCGTTGGAAAACACGTTCTGGTTCATGTTTGAACCGTTGTTGATCAGCATGGATACGTGGGACAAGCTTTCCAAAGATCAGCAAAAAGCAATTGAAGAAACGGCCGCAGAGTTGCAGCCTTGGGTGTACGAGGCTTCAGCGGCGGACGACAAGCGCGTTTCCGATTTGTTTAAAGAAAAAGGGGTTAACGTAGTTCCGATGCCTGACGAAGCTTATCAACAATGGGTGGAACTCGCTAAACCGATTTGGGATGACTTTGCGAATAATGTCGAAGGCGGAAAAGAGTTAATGGAATTAGCAAAGAAAACCCTTCCGAATCAATAAGTAAGGTGGACGTGGCTGTGTCCGACTCATCGTTGGTCACAGCCACTGTTTTAAATCAGCGTTCAGGAGGTAAACGATGAGCATCAACAACGACCGCAAACCGGTTTTTATTCGGATCATCAACACGATCAGCGAAATCAGCGGTTATTTAAGCGGCATTGCACTTTTTGCCGCAGCTTTGATTATTTTTTACAAAGTGGCGGTGCGATATATTTTCGGTTCTCCAACGATTTGGCAGACGGAATTAAGCATTTACTTATTAATGTTCGGCGCCTTCGTCGGAGCGGCTTACGGATTAAAACACGACGCCCACGTAAACGTCGACATTGCATTGATGATTTTACCCGAGCGGATTCGCAAGGGGTTACGGATCGTCACTTCGTTCATCGGGCTCGTATTAACGGTGTTTGTCGCTTACAGAGGATGGCACATGTGGTGGCATGCGACTTCCGAAGGCTGGACCTCGGAAACACTGTGGGGACCTCCGCTTACGTATCCCTATTTTATTTTGCCGTTAGGGATGACGCTCGTTTCGCTGCAATTCATCGTGATTATATTCGAAGACATTCGACGTTTCAAAAATGGCGGAGATCACGCGAACGAATCCGCCTCATGAAGGAGTGATCCGTTTTGCATTCATTAGTTGCAGGCATTTTCATGGCTGTTGCCACCCTGGTTTTGTTAATGGCCGGCATGCCCATTGCCTTTGCATTGGGCATCGTTGCTGTGGCAACGATTTTCATATTTTTGGAACCCGCCCAATTTGAACTGTTGGCGAATTTCATTTATCAATCGCTCGATAACTTCTCTTTGCTTGCCATCCCTCTATTTGTATTGATGGGAGCGATTTTTGCCGGTTCGAAAGCGAGCATTGACTTGTTTTCGGCCGCACAAAAATGGGTCGGTCGCCTCCCCGGCGGGCTCGCGATCAGTTCCGTTGCTGCCTCCGCGTTGTTTGCGGCGTTATCGGGATCGAGCGCGGCTACTGCTGCAGCCATCGGAAAAGTAGCGATTCCGGAAATGAAAAAGAGAGGCTATTCGAATCCGATCGCAACCGGAGCTGTAGTTGCCGGCGGTACGCTCGGCATTCTCATTCCTCCGAGCGTCACATTAATTTTATACGGAATTGCCGTCGAACAATCAATTGGACAGTTGTTTCTCGGCGGTATTATCCCAGGCATCATCTTGACTGTGATGTTTTGTATCTGGATCGTCATCGCGACGTTATTGGAACGGCGCGGAATCTCCGTCGGAGGTGAGACGGCAGAAAACGGTCCGGTCATCGCCGATTTTTCATGGAAAGATCGATTTAAGTCTTTTCTCCAAGTTTTTCCATTTGTTGCGTTGTTGGTCGCGATTCTTGTATCGCTGTACGGCGGATTTGCGACGCCAAGTGAGGCAGCGGCTGTCGGGGCGATTCTAGCCTTAATCATGGTCGTCGTCTTTTACCGATCGATGACACTGAAGAAAATGATGAACATTTTGCTCGAGTCGACGAAAGAGAGCACGATGATCTTGTTGATCATCGCCTTTTCATTCTTGATTGGTACGGTCATGAGCTTCCTTTCCATTCCGCAGGATCTCGCCGGGTATATCGCAGGACTGAACATGAACAAATGGTTGATTTTGCTTTTCATTAACCTGTTCCTGTTATTGTTGGGATGCTTCTTGCTGCCGGTTGCCATTATATTAATGACGGCGCCCATCATTTATCCGATTATTACGGCGCTCGGATTTGATCCGATCTGGTTCGGCGTCATCATGACAATTAATATGGAGATGGGCCTCATCACGCCTCCGGTCGGACTGAATTTATTTGTTGTTAAAGGAATTGCTCCGGACATTCCGACATCGGAAATCTTAAAAGGTTCACTTCCTTATATCATCGTCATCGGACTTTCGATCGTCCTCTTCAGCATCTTCCCGCAAATTGTCACATGGCTGCCGGAGAAATTAATGGGGTAATTAAAAAAGAATCGGCTGCTCAAAGTGTGGAGAAACCTTAAGGTTTCTCCACACTCTTGTAGACAAAAACCTTTCGGATCAAGGAACAAGTATAACCTTCCCGGTGCTTCTCCGGCTTTCAATCCAATCATGAGCCGCTCTCGCCTCTTCCAAAGGCAGCTTACGTCCGATTACGATGTTCAACCGACCGTCAGCCAAGTAAGGCAATACTTGTTCCGCCGTCTGCCTTACTATTTCCGGACGCCGCTTGATCGTCGTTCCGAGACTGAATCCGAGTACTGATCGACACGTCGAATGCAAATCCGTTGATTGGAACTGCACCGGCCGCCCCCCAGCATTGCCGAAATTCACAAGCCGGCCGTACATCGCAAGGCATTCCATACTTTTTTCTCCAATTTCTGCCGCAATGGAATCGAGAATCACATCTCCCCCATGCCCGTCCGTGTAGTGCAGTATTTTTTTTACAATGTCCTCCTTCTCGTAATTAAGCACAACGTCGGCTCCGGCTTTCAATACCGTTTCCTTCTTCTCGTCACGGCTGACGGTTCCGATGATCAATCCCGCTCCGAGAATCTTGGCGGTTTGGATCGCCGTCGTACCCACGCCGCCCGCAGCGGAATGAATAACTACATTCTCCCCTTTCTTCAGGCGTCCGACTTCAGAAAGCAGTTGAAATGACGTAAATGAAACGAGTGGACTGGCAGCAGCCACCTCAAAATCAACCGTATCGGCAATCGGAAACGTCAAGTTTTCGTTCGCCACAGTATACTCGGCATACGATCCCGTCGTGGGAAAGGCAATCACGCGTTGCCCTACTTTTACACTCGTCACGTGTGCACCGATCGCTTCCACCGTTCCCGCCGCATCCAACCCGGGAATGAACGGCGGACGCAGACCTCCATGGAATTTCCCTTTTCGTGATTTAATGTCAGCAAAATTCACCGCAGCAGCCGCAACGCGGATCAATACTTGATTGTTTCCAACCTTCGGCCGTTCCACTTCCTCGAATTTCATTCCTTCAAGTCCGCCAAACCTTGTAACAACAACAGCTTTCATACGGATTGCACCGTCCCCCCGGAAATAAAGTTCCATGCTGATTCCGTTAATTCAATTCGACATTTGTCGCGAAATGTCCTCTTAAACGCCGCAACCTTGCCATCAAAAAAACGCACCCTCAACAGTGCGTTAAGCCATCCATTTCGGAGGTGTATCTTTGTCCCAATAAATATTGCCAAGTTCATGATGGTTTTCATAGTGATCCATCACGACATGATAATGAAAGTTGAACCAATACCCGTCCTTCGGCGGATGATCCCGGCGAACATGAAAGCGTACGAGATCTTTACCGTTTCTCCCATCAAAGATATGAAAAATTTTTTCGCCGAAACCACCTGAAGGTGATTGCGAAACGACGAGGTTTCTTAACGTATCCTCATCCAATTGACCCGATAAATCTTCCATAACATCTCCGATCTTCGGTACAATCGTTTCGCGGTACTCATCGCCGACTTGGTTGGAAATGGCAGGACCGAATTTCCTGAACCCTTGACGCACCGCGAGTTTCACCGTAAATTTCGGCAATCTCGTTCTCAGTTCGGAAGGATGCTCAGCCGCAGCGGCAATTTCATTCCATGAGGCCGGCGTTTCTTCCCTTCTGCGTTTTGTCTGGTTCTTGGCGTTCGAATCCGAGCCGGAGCTCATTTCAACGCTTTCGGACGATGCCCCCTCAAACCGGCTTGATTTCGTCGTATGGGTACGGTCCGAAGAGACGTGCGAACCGGGAACGAACGTACCGAATGTTAACGCGGCGGTCAATGTCACCACTATTTTCTTCAACAACCGGAACATTCGACTCCCCCCTAAGCCATTCCCAAGACCAGAGCAAATATTGCCTATCTATCTATTAGACGATTCAAACGGGTAAAAGTTTCACTTAACTCAGAGGAAAATACAAAACGATCACTGCTCGTTTTTACGAAAACCTGCAAAAAATCTCTGAAGAATCGTTCAGAGACTTTCCTGTGCTCTCCCCTTCATGAAGTTTAACACCACATGCGCCGCCACACGGCTTGTCATGTTGCGAAAATCAATCGTCGGATCGATTTCAACGATGTCGATTCCCCGCACTTCCGGCCGCCCGCCAAGAAACGCTATGCCGGAAAGCAAGGTCGCGGTATCCATGCCGCCGGGACCAATCGCCGGACAACCGGGTGCGAATGCTTGATCGAGCACATCCATGTCAACCGAAACATAGACCGCATCGACACGTTCTTTCAAACCATTGAGTGAATGAGATAAAATTGGCCGGATACCCTTTTCGACGACGTCTTGCATCGTGTAGATGGTCACCCCTTGCTGCCGGCCATACTCGTGATATTCACGGCTGTTGGAAAAATCGCGAATGCCGATTTGCACGAGGTTTTCGCCGCGCAACGCTCCAGCTTCGAGCAGCCCTCTGAACGGCGTTCCGTTCGACGGACCGCCGTCTTCCAGGTTGCGCAAATCGTGATGGGCGTCGAATTGAATAACGCCAATCGTGCCTTTCGCTTGAGCAAATGCCTTTATGCTCGGGCAGCTGATCGAATGATCACCGCCGAGAATGATCGGCAGCATGTGCGGGTGAGATTGAAAGATTTCGCTGAAAGTGTTTTCGATTCGGCGATGCGACTCCGCCAAATCGGTGACGTGCATCGCCACGTCGCCGAAATCTTGCAGCGTTTCCGTCTTCAAATCGACTTCGCTGTCGATCGCATACGTCGTATACGACGACAACGCGCTTCGGATCGCCGCTGGCGCCTCCGCGGCGCCGGAGTGGCTGATTGACGGCTTCGATAGCGGCGCGCCGATGAGGCCGAATCCGTCAACGGATTCGCCGCCGTTCCACGGCTGGATGATCTCGTGCGCCTTCGTTACTTCACTGTCCTTGAATCCCGCCTGACCTGCCGGCCGCAAATGTTCAGGCATGAACACCACCTCTTTCAAACACTTTTTCCCCTGCTTTATAAACCGAGTTTACGTGATTCACCCCGTAATGATACGGAATGTACAAGTAGTTGTCCGCATCCCATACGACGATGTCCGCTTTCCTTCCGACGGCGAGCTTGCCGGCGGAATCCCCGCGTCCGATCGCATGAGCCGCATTTACTGTCACCGCATGCCAAATTTCTTCCGGTGTCATCTTTAGCTTCAACGCCGCCAAATTCATGATGAACTGCAAGTTTTCCGTTACCGAACTTCCCGGGTTGAAATCGGTTGAAAGCGCAACTGCCGCCCCCGCTTCCAACATGTCGCGTGCACGGGCGTATTTTTCCTTGCCAAGGTAAAAAGACGTCCCCGGCAGCAACACAGCAATCACGCCTTCTTCGGCCATCCGACGCATCCCTTCATCCGATGTGCCGACGAGATGATCGGCTGAAATCGCACCGAGATCAGCGGCCAGCTCGGCGCCGCCGAGCGGATCGATCTCATCGGCATGAATTTTCACGCGAAACCCTTCCGCTTTCGCCTTCTTGAGAAACGTACGCGATTGCTCAACGGAAAACACGCCCGTCTCGCAAAAAATATCAACGTATTCGGCCAGTCCGCGTTCTTTGATTTCCGGCAGCATCGCCGCCATCACCTCCAGAAACCGATCCGGCTCACCTTTGTATTCCTCCGGAATCGCATGCGCGCCGAGAAACGTAGACACGACGTCCATTTTCGTTTCCTCGTTCATCTGCTTCGCTACGCGCATCTGCTTCATTTCCGTTTCGTAATCGAGCCCGTATCCGCTCTTCGCTTCCATCGTCGTCACGCCGTAGGTCATCATCCGTTGCAAATGAAAACGCGCTTTCTTTGCCAACACGTCTTCCGACGTTTCGCGCGTCGACCGCACAGTCGACAAAATGCCTCCGCCTTGTTTTAAAATCTCGAGATAAGGTACGCCTTGCTGCTTCAGCGCCATCTCGTGTTCACGCGAACCGCCGAACACGAGGTGCGTATGCGGCTCGACGAGTCCCGGCGTGACAAGCTTGCCGCCGCAATCGACGACGTCGGCGGCATCAAACGCACGCCAGCCGTCCCCTTGGCCGACCTCAGCAATCTTTCCGTCGCGTACAGCCAGCCAAGCATTTTTTATCACAGAAAGCTCCTGCATCGCTTTCCCTTTCACCGGCGTGTCGGTGCCGTTGTCCATCGTCAACAATTGCCCGATGTTATGCAAAACTAAATCCATTTATTCGGCCTCCAATCCCGGAATGCGCACGTGCTTCTCTTTCGCTGTTTTCACCGCTAAATCGTATCCCGCATCCACATGACGCGCGATGCCCATACCCGGGTCAGACGTCAACACACGTTCAAGACGGGCTGCAGCTTTATCCGTGCCGTCAGCAACAATGACCATGCCGGCGTGAATCGAATAGCCCATGCCAACGCCGCCGCCGTGGTGCAGCGACACCCAGCTGGCGCCGTTGACCGCATTAATCATCGCGTTTAAAAGCGGCCAGTCCGCAATCGCGTCACTGCCGTCCTTCATGCCTTCCGTTTCCCGGTTCGGCGAAGCGACCGAGCCGCAATCAAGATGGTCACGGCCGATGACGATCGGCGCCGAAATTTCACCGCTCGCCACCATTTCGTTAATGATGCGCCCGAACTTCGCACGCTCCCCATAGCCGAGCCAGCAAATACGCGATGGCAAGCCTTGGAACGATACTTGCTCCTGCGCCATCTTAATCCATTTGCACAAATGTTTGTTGTCGGCAAACTCGCGCAAAATGATTTCGTCCGTTTTATATATGTCTTCCGGATCCCCAGAGAGCGCGACCCAACGGAACGGCCCTTTCCCTTCACAAAACTGCGGGCGAATGAACGCCGGCACAAAACCAGGGAAGTCAAACGCATTCTTGACGCCGGCATTATAAGCTTCTTGGCGAATGTTGTTGCCGTAATCGAACGTAACCGCGCCTGCCTTTTGCAAAGCAAGCATCGCGTCCACATGAGCGACGATGCTTTCACGCGCCAATTTTAAATACGTGTCAGGATCGTCTTTCCGCAGTTTGTCAGCTTCCGCAATCGAATAACCGACAGGAATGTAGCCGTTCAACGGATCATGCGCCGAAGTTTGATCGGTGACGAGATCAGGCGTTCCCCCTCGCCGCACAAGTTCCGGTAAAATTTCCGCAGCGTTTCCGACGAGGCCAATCGAAAGCGGCCGCCGCTCGCGCTGCGCTTCGCGCGCCTTCGCTAACGCCTCATCGAGCGTCTGGGCCATCTCGTCGCAATACTTCGTCTCGATGCGCCGCTCGATTCGCTTGGCGTCCGGCTCCACCGCAATCACGACGCCGTCGTTCATCGTCACCGCCAGCGGCTGGGCGCCGCCCATGCCGCCGAGACCCGCCGTCACGGTCAACGTGCCGGCCAGCGTCCCGCCGAAATGCTGCCGCGCCGCTTCCGCGAACGTCTCATACGTGCCTTGCAAGATGCCTTGGCTGCCGATGTAAATCCAGCTGCCCGCCGTCATTTGCCCGAACATGATCAGTCCCTTTTTCTCCAGTTTGCGGAACGTCTCCCAATTCGCCCACGCCGGCACGAGATTTGAGTTCGCCAACAGCACGCGCGGCGCATCTGGATGCGACTTGAACACCGCAACCGGTTTCCCGGATTGCACCATCAACGTCTCATCCTCCTCCAGCGTCTTCAGCGTCGCCGCGATCCGCTCAAAACTGTCCCAGTTTCGCGCCGCTTTTCCGCTTCCGCCGTAGACGACCAAATCCTCCGGCCGCTCCGCGACCTCCGGATCCAAGTTGTTCATCAACATGCGCAAGGCCGCTTCCTGTACCCAGCCTTTCGTATTTAACTTCGTTCCCCTCGGGGCTCGTATCGTCGTTTTTTTCATTTCGATTCCTCCGTTTCATTCATCTTCACAAATACATCCGATGCCTTCAGCCAACGGCTCATCGCTTCAATATCCCGCGAAAACACGCGGTCCTTTTCAAGCGGCTGCACGATTTTGCGTCCCGTCTCCCACAACCGATACGTCTCTTTCGCCATCTTCTCAACGCCGCGAAACTCGCAAGCTTGCAACGCGCAAATCATCTCAATCGCGACGACACGGCGTACGTTTTGGATGATTTGATGTGCATGCCGCGAACCAATCGTGCCCATGCTCACGTGATCCTCTTGGTTCGCCGACGACGGAATCGAATCGACACTCGCCGGATGCGCCAAGGTTTTATTTTCCGACACTAATGAAGCCGCTGTATATTGTAAGATCATCGCGCCGGACTGCAAGCCAGGTTCACTGCTTAAAAACGCCGGCAAGCCTTCATTCAATTGCGGATTGACGAGCCGCTCGATGCGCCGCTCAGAAATATTCGCAAGCTCCGCCATCGCAATCCCGAGATAATCCATCGCAAACGCGATCGGCTGGCCGTGAAAGTTGCCGCCGGATATGACTTTGTCTTCATCTGGAAACAACAATGGATTATCGGTTGCTGCGTTAAACTCGATTTCTAATTTATTTTTCACATAAGCGAGTGTTTGCCAAGTGGCTCCATGCACTTGCGGAATGCACCGCAAGGAATACGCATCTTGCACACGCAGTTCCCCTTGCCGACTCACCAAACGGCTTCCGTGCAAGTATCCCCTGATCCTTTCAGCAACTTCCACTTGTTCGTGATAACCGCGCGCCGCGTGCAAATCTTCATCAAAAGCATCAAT includes these proteins:
- the dctP gene encoding TRAP transporter substrate-binding protein DctP → MKKHFSLGLVLALMIGILAACGGGSGSGNTSTGGDDGGSSGEKSVTLKLSHQWPKPTNGEGDFRAVLAQKFAEKVEEKSGGSVKVQIYPSSSLVKSKAQYDAMLNGSIDMSVYPLDYAGGKVPQYGITLMPALIKNHKQAQAWQTAEIGKKLEAIAEENGVKILVWCWNAGAIGAKGDPVVSPSDVKDGMVMRAAGDRVEAMLKAAGAGITSMSSSEMYQAFQTGVLDAGVTSNSSFASYKLYEQVDSYTNSLENTFWFMFEPLLISMDTWDKLSKDQQKAIEETAAELQPWVYEASAADDKRVSDLFKEKGVNVVPMPDEAYQQWVELAKPIWDDFANNVEGGKELMELAKKTLPNQ
- a CDS encoding TRAP transporter small permease yields the protein MSINNDRKPVFIRIINTISEISGYLSGIALFAAALIIFYKVAVRYIFGSPTIWQTELSIYLLMFGAFVGAAYGLKHDAHVNVDIALMILPERIRKGLRIVTSFIGLVLTVFVAYRGWHMWWHATSEGWTSETLWGPPLTYPYFILPLGMTLVSLQFIVIIFEDIRRFKNGGDHANESAS
- a CDS encoding TRAP transporter large permease subunit — translated: MHSLVAGIFMAVATLVLLMAGMPIAFALGIVAVATIFIFLEPAQFELLANFIYQSLDNFSLLAIPLFVLMGAIFAGSKASIDLFSAAQKWVGRLPGGLAISSVAASALFAALSGSSAATAAAIGKVAIPEMKKRGYSNPIATGAVVAGGTLGILIPPSVTLILYGIAVEQSIGQLFLGGIIPGIILTVMFCIWIVIATLLERRGISVGGETAENGPVIADFSWKDRFKSFLQVFPFVALLVAILVSLYGGFATPSEAAAVGAILALIMVVVFYRSMTLKKMMNILLESTKESTMILLIIAFSFLIGTVMSFLSIPQDLAGYIAGLNMNKWLILLFINLFLLLLGCFLLPVAIILMTAPIIYPIITALGFDPIWFGVIMTINMEMGLITPPVGLNLFVVKGIAPDIPTSEILKGSLPYIIVIGLSIVLFSIFPQIVTWLPEKLMG
- a CDS encoding zinc-binding dehydrogenase translates to MKAVVVTRFGGLEGMKFEEVERPKVGNNQVLIRVAAAAVNFADIKSRKGKFHGGLRPPFIPGLDAAGTVEAIGAHVTSVKVGQRVIAFPTTGSYAEYTVANENLTFPIADTVDFEVAAASPLVSFTSFQLLSEVGRLKKGENVVIHSAAGGVGTTAIQTAKILGAGLIIGTVSRDEKKETVLKAGADVVLNYEKEDIVKKILHYTDGHGGDVILDSIAAEIGEKSMECLAMYGRLVNFGNAGGRPVQFQSTDLHSTCRSVLGFSLGTTIKRRPEIVRQTAEQVLPYLADGRLNIVIGRKLPLEEARAAHDWIESRRSTGKVILVP
- a CDS encoding YpjP family protein, with product MFRLLKKIVVTLTAALTFGTFVPGSHVSSDRTHTTKSSRFEGASSESVEMSSGSDSNAKNQTKRRREETPASWNEIAAAAEHPSELRTRLPKFTVKLAVRQGFRKFGPAISNQVGDEYRETIVPKIGDVMEDLSGQLDEDTLRNLVVSQSPSGGFGEKIFHIFDGRNGKDLVRFHVRRDHPPKDGYWFNFHYHVVMDHYENHHELGNIYWDKDTPPKWMA
- the hutG gene encoding formimidoylglutamase, encoding MPEHLRPAGQAGFKDSEVTKAHEIIQPWNGGESVDGFGLIGAPLSKPSISHSGAAEAPAAIRSALSSYTTYAIDSEVDLKTETLQDFGDVAMHVTDLAESHRRIENTFSEIFQSHPHMLPIILGGDHSISCPSIKAFAQAKGTIGVIQFDAHHDLRNLEDGGPSNGTPFRGLLEAGALRGENLVQIGIRDFSNSREYHEYGRQQGVTIYTMQDVVEKGIRPILSHSLNGLKERVDAVYVSVDMDVLDQAFAPGCPAIGPGGMDTATLLSGIAFLGGRPEVRGIDIVEIDPTIDFRNMTSRVAAHVVLNFMKGRAQESL
- the hutI gene encoding imidazolonepropionase; the protein is MDLVLHNIGQLLTMDNGTDTPVKGKAMQELSVIKNAWLAVRDGKIAEVGQGDGWRAFDAADVVDCGGKLVTPGLVEPHTHLVFGGSREHEMALKQQGVPYLEILKQGGGILSTVRSTRETSEDVLAKKARFHLQRMMTYGVTTMEAKSGYGLDYETEMKQMRVAKQMNEETKMDVVSTFLGAHAIPEEYKGEPDRFLEVMAAMLPEIKERGLAEYVDIFCETGVFSVEQSRTFLKKAKAEGFRVKIHADEIDPLGGAELAADLGAISADHLVGTSDEGMRRMAEEGVIAVLLPGTSFYLGKEKYARARDMLEAGAAVALSTDFNPGSSVTENLQFIMNLAALKLKMTPEEIWHAVTVNAAHAIGRGDSAGKLAVGRKADIVVWDADNYLYIPYHYGVNHVNSVYKAGEKVFERGGVHA
- the hutU gene encoding urocanate hydratase produces the protein MEMKKTTIRAPRGTKLNTKGWVQEAALRMLMNNLDPEVAERPEDLVVYGGSGKAARNWDSFERIAATLKTLEEDETLMVQSGKPVAVFKSHPDAPRVLLANSNLVPAWANWETFRKLEKKGLIMFGQMTAGSWIYIGSQGILQGTYETFAEAARQHFGGTLAGTLTVTAGLGGMGGAQPLAVTMNDGVVIAVEPDAKRIERRIETKYCDEMAQTLDEALAKAREAQRERRPLSIGLVGNAAEILPELVRRGGTPDLVTDQTSAHDPLNGYIPVGYSIAEADKLRKDDPDTYLKLARESIVAHVDAMLALQKAGAVTFDYGNNIRQEAYNAGVKNAFDFPGFVPAFIRPQFCEGKGPFRWVALSGDPEDIYKTDEIILREFADNKHLCKWIKMAQEQVSFQGLPSRICWLGYGERAKFGRIINEMVASGEISAPIVIGRDHLDCGSVASPNRETEGMKDGSDAIADWPLLNAMINAVNGASWVSLHHGGGVGMGYSIHAGMVIVADGTDKAAARLERVLTSDPGMGIARHVDAGYDLAVKTAKEKHVRIPGLEAE
- the hutH gene encoding histidine ammonia-lyase — encoded protein: MITLDGHQLTLRQAARVLYDNETVCASEESWRRVEKSRKMVERIVKEGAVVYGLTTGFGKLSDVLIETDDVEDLQLNLIRSHACGVGEPFPEMVSRGMLLLRANTLLKGYSGVRRIVIERLMQLLNTRIHPVVPQQGSLGASGDLAPLAHLALVLIGEGEVFYKGERVEAIQALAREGISPLTLSAKEGLALINGTQAMTAMGAVAYLEAEKLAYQAEAAAALTMEGLRGIIDAFDEDLHAARGYHEQVEVAERIRGYLHGSRLVSRQGELRVQDAYSLRCIPQVHGATWQTLAYVKNKLEIEFNAATDNPLLFPDEDKVISGGNFHGQPIAFAMDYLGIAMAELANISERRIERLVNPQLNEGLPAFLSSEPGLQSGAMILQYTAASLVSENKTLAHPASVDSIPSSANQEDHVSMGTIGSRHAHQIIQNVRRVVAIEMICALQACEFRGVEKMAKETYRLWETGRKIVQPLEKDRVFSRDIEAMSRWLKASDVFVKMNETEESK